CAAGAAAGTAGTACAAACAGAAGGAAAAATTGACCCAGCTTTCTGGGAAATTATATTATCTGCTCCCAAGAAAGACCATGAACGCATTTGTCATGAGTATGGAGTGACAGACTTCCGTTGGCTGCTGAAGAAATTGAAGACCATGAAAgccgagagagagaaggaacaggCAAAGGTAAACCCGTAACACCTTTTGATTCTGAAGTTCTGCAAACCTTATGGCTACTACTTCCTATCTTGACATAATCTACTGTAGAGAAGGTATCTACAGTAAAAGGTCATTTTGAAGTATTACAATCAGTTTTACTGAAGTCCTGTAGGTGCATTGGAAATTGAATATGACTATGTAATCATGTTGCTGTGCTTGTCTCTTGCTACTTAGTATGTTGAGAAAGTGGAAAATGTGAAACAGATTGAAGTGAGAACTGATGGAAGGGCTGAATTTGAGGTTGACATGCAGCTGTTGGACCCTAATAGTCAAGTGTTCCTCTTTAAGGTGAGATACTTTGAGGTTTCACACAAAGGCATTGATCAGATATTGTTACAGAGGGATGGAAAAATATGAACAGTCTAGACATATTAGACAGGTGGTCAATCGTTGTCCACtgtgtttgctgttgttttggttgttgttgttgttgttgtgttgtggtttTTGCATTAAATGGTGGCGAAATTAATTTGTTGTAGTTGCAGTTAAGAgtgtatataataatataaaaatataaaaaattgttattttttgtCGATCTCTAAAATGCAGGATGGTATCATGCTTGATTATGGAACTGGCAATGATAAGAAACATAATCTTGAGCAAAAAGGCAATAAGTATCTATTCAGCATCAAAGATCTTGGACCAGATGATGCTGGGCTTTATCAAGTTGATGTAGAAGATGCCAATGTGCTCTCAACTAATTTCAAAGGTATATTCACAAAACTACACTCAATTTACAAACATAATTCAGGCTGTCTAGATAACTAAGTCCAAGTCAGTCCAGTGGTGTCTTACACAGTTTCTTATTTCAGTTCCTGAAGTTGAATTTGCCTCCGCAATTCAAGACTGCAAAGCCAAGGAAGGCGAAACAGCTACATTTGAGTGTGTCCTTTTTACTCCAGTTGATAAGATCATGTGGTATagaaatgatattgcaatggaaGACGAAGCAAAATATGACATCACTGTTTCAGAAGACAATCTAACTCACAAACTTGTGATAAAAGACCTTGACCTGGCAGATCAAGGAACCATTACTGCCATAGCCGGTATTGTCCCATGCAGAGCTTCACTGATTGTTATAGGtgagatgattttttttaattgtcgaTTGAATTGAAAATAGTGTGGGAAAATTCTTCATTCATTGCAAAGTTTTAGCCCATATTCAAACAGACTACCCACTGTAGTACAATAAAAATTGGTTAATGTTAACTTTTACAAGTTTAACAGTTTCACAATTGTATCCTTCCGATGATAAGTTTCTCTATGATGAATAAAGCCATCAAATGAGTGGGTTGAGAAAAGGTGTATGTAAAGAAGTGTTTAAAAAGTGTTAGAAGGCTTTCTGCCCACTTCTATATCTTAATTAATAAATCAGTACAGAGATATCCTGCatttgtatatttatgtgtCAGTGTTATTTCCAAACTTTTTCCGAAagtctttttttattctttaaatCAGAGGATCCAAACCGACGCAGAGGCAAAGgaagtggtgatgatgatgaggcaGCGAGACTCGCAGCAGAGAGGGCCAGACTCCAGAAGGAGAAGGATGATCTGGAGGCCAAGAGAAGGGCTCAGGCAGAGAGAGacgcagctgcagcagcagcagcaggagctggGTCCGGGTCCGGAGCAGATGGATCAGGAGATGGATCAGGAGATGGATCTGGAGATGGGTCTGGAGATGGGTCTGGAGATGGGTCTGGCTCTGGTGTGGACGGTGATGGTTCAGGAGATGGCAAAAATAAGAGTGACGGGACAGGCGGTGAGCTTGTTCAGACGGTTACGTCAACAATTAGCATGTAGCCTAAAGCTGCATTCTGTCATTTCATTACCAAATTAACATCGACACAGGGGAAGTGAACTAATATCCCCATTATCATAGGAATTCCTGTTTTCCTGTTAGTACTATGCTATCTGATTCCATATAAGtggtctgtgtgtttttaattgtTAACTCTCTACATGACAGTAACAACTTATTCTTACTTTGCATATGTTTTTATTAAAGCGTGACTGCCAAACTTCCCCAAGTGAGGGTCTTTAAACATATTTAATAATTAAATTAGTGcagggttatggttatggaccctttcaagagagttccattatcagcatcatggttggccccacaagacttcctttttaacattccatatgttatcttaatgcagaggaagtagattggggcccaaatagaacgttcaagcattgtttttgtttttattgttgaaagggtccatatttcAGTTACATCTTATTCCATATTATGGTAACGTATCCACAGTTGATGACCATTGGCGTGACTTGGAGATGTATTGTATTTATATGAATAGGACTAAACATTATCGCTTACATTTACAATTATTGAGGTGAGAGTGAAATGTATCCACTGCTGAAGAAAAAACAATGTAACCTACTTACTAATGTGTTATCCAGATGGCAAATTATGCTTCACTCAGATGTTGTCGGACACATACGCAATTCGTGGGAAACCAGCGGAAATGGCTTGTACTCTTAGCAGTGAAGTTGACGGAGCCTGGAGCAAAGGTGGGGAGAAGGTGAGCTAAATTCACACTCAACAATTGCATAAGATCACATTAAACCAGAGATGCGCGCTCAACAATATCTGTCACAAATGTTTTATACCTTAAAGAGATCTTGCATATTGTGTTTAGTTGATCAGTACAGATGGAATGACCATTAATAATGCCGCTGCCAGTCATAAACTAATAATTAAAAGTGCCGAAGATGGTCACGCTGGGCAATATGCTTTTGAAGTTGAAGAAATTAAAACTGAGGCATCTTTGTTTGTTGGAGGTAAGGGTGAATATTTTATCAACACAGCCATATTTTATCagctattttgtaatttgttttgTGAAACATTGTACTGTAATAAACCATGATTTCTGGTCTTTGGATAGGCTAATTTAAAAACTTTACTTATCATTTTTATCTCACAGATTTGCCTGAATTTGATGCTGACAGCCTACAGAAGTTCTCAAAGCCAGTCATTGTAAAGGCGGGCCAGACTGCATCATTCAAAATGCAGTTTACCCCACAAGACAACCTTGAAGTCAGATGGTTCAAAGGTGGTGCTGCACTAAATGACGGAGGGGGGGTCAAGATCCAGAAAGAGCCCAATCACAGTCGTCTTGTAATGAAAGACTGTATTCGCAGTGACACAGCAAAAATCAAGATTCAACTCAAAACCCCTTTTGGTGTCGTTGAGGCCAATTCCCAACTCATTGTTTTAGGTGAAAAGTGTAATAAGTGGATTTCACAGAAATTTCACATATTCCatttactttttttcccatgGTGTTTTCCATCATATAAGTATCACATCGGaattgtatttgttttctttatccaAAAGACAAGCCAGGGCCACCAGAAGGTCCAGCAGAAAATATTGACAGCAAATCTTCCATTATTGAGCTGCAGTGGAAACCTCCAAAAGACGACGGCGGCTCAGCAGTGACAAACTACATCATAGAGCGACAGCAAGTGGGTCAGCCCATGTGGAAGAAAGTGGCAGATGTCTCAGCAGACCGACTGACATTCAGAGACCGTGGCGTCACACATGGAAGGAAATATGTTTATCGCATATATGCTGAGAATCCCGAGGGAATCGGGGAACCGCTAGTGTCAGAGAACATCATAGCTGGAACCCTGGGTATGTATGGTCCAATCATTCAGAATTAAGTTTTTTAAAGTTTATTAATTCAATGTGAATTATTAGTTCCAATTTTTACAACAAATGGTGATCATTGTAAACTATGCACAAATCCAAAATCTGGTTGTTACTCTTGCTTGCTTGTTTGAGTTTAGTAATGCTTCATTTAACAGTTTAGTTTCCTTCATAGTAACTTTACCACAGCACACATTTATAATGCTCGAAACACACCATGTGCAATGTCTGGTTAAGGATTATGGTCTTAATCACCATCCTCTTTACTTTTTCATAGTGTTTCCAGGTCCACCATCTGCACCAAAGGTGGAAAGTGCTTTCAAAAACTGCATCAATTTAACATGGGACCCTCCAGCCAATGATGGAGGAACGAAAATCATTGGATATCAAGTGGAAAAACGCAAGAAAGACACAAATCAGTGGATTGCTCTGAACCCAGCAAATGAGCCAATTGAAGGTATCCATGAACAAGAGCCTTGGCAGACTTCATACTGTAGATGTACTGTACTCTAATTTGTATGACACACAATGTGCCATGTAATACCGTTCTGCACAAACTAATGCCAATTTAATTACTGGTCAAAATTGTGAGGTAGATGCCTCAAAATGATCTATGGAGGAAAAAGCCTGCCTATGCTGAGCAAGAGACATTCAAG
Above is a genomic segment from Alosa sapidissima isolate fAloSap1 chromosome 4, fAloSap1.pri, whole genome shotgun sequence containing:
- the LOC121707008 gene encoding immunoglobulin-like and fibronectin type III domain-containing protein 1; the protein is MPPGAVEIKRRSRVPGVMITQFVEEVPKGFTTPDFTRKPFGVTVPQGKSALFRAVVTGEPAPNVTWSRNKGDTADPEKFKARYDDKMGEYIFEILSVAADHADTYRFFAANPYGRAVCTTTLNVTDDSKNGPEDFRKLLKKTKKPKKVVQTEGKIDPAFWEIILSAPKKDHERICHEYGVTDFRWLLKKLKTMKAEREKEQAKYVEKVENVKQIEVRTDGRAEFEVDMQLLDPNSQVFLFKDGIMLDYGTGNDKKHNLEQKGNKYLFSIKDLGPDDAGLYQVDVEDANVLSTNFKVPEVEFASAIQDCKAKEGETATFECVLFTPVDKIMWYRNDIAMEDEAKYDITVSEDNLTHKLVIKDLDLADQGTITAIAGIVPCRASLIVIEDPNRRRGKGSGDDDEAARLAAERARLQKEKDDLEAKRRAQAERDAAAAAAAGAGSGSGADGSGDGSGDGSGDGSGDGSGDGSGSGVDGDGSGDGKNKSDGTGDGKLCFTQMLSDTYAIRGKPAEMACTLSSEVDGAWSKGGEKLISTDGMTINNAAASHKLIIKSAEDGHAGQYAFEVEEIKTEASLFVGDLPEFDADSLQKFSKPVIVKAGQTASFKMQFTPQDNLEVRWFKGGAALNDGGGVKIQKEPNHSRLVMKDCIRSDTAKIKIQLKTPFGVVEANSQLIVLDKPGPPEGPAENIDSKSSIIELQWKPPKDDGGSAVTNYIIERQQVGQPMWKKVADVSADRLTFRDRGVTHGRKYVYRIYAENPEGIGEPLVSENIIAGTLVFPGPPSAPKVESAFKNCINLTWDPPANDGGTKIIGYQVEKRKKDTNQWIALNPANEPIEALKYAAKDISAGSEYEFRVSAINESGVGEPSPPCEMVCARNPKMKPQFKHTEDFMVIRAGNSLRIKINYEAEPQPDITWLKNDEPISPWINIINVEGSSTLVIPSSKRSDSGFYTIVAKNSSGSTTFDIEVRVTDEPKQPGPVALEQLVHGKVIITWEPSPDQELDDRLHYMVAEHESNTRIWHTIADRLFCNTFTANVHSGREYHFRVYAKNDMGLSDPSPSPTWGVNSNKVAATTNFPVSVSLERPPSIMVPLKVHTPPKGYQCFMTCAVRGCPKPYIFWYLNGICINRNKNYYITNAHGICSMYILRVSSSDSGEYKVVAINSYGTAECSTIVNVTD